One genomic segment of Mycolicibacterium gilvum includes these proteins:
- a CDS encoding class I SAM-dependent methyltransferase — protein MSSLRTDDDTWDIASSVGATAVMVAAARAAETERHDALINDPYAKVLVEGAGAGAWRFIADEDLVAKASESDPEVGALFEHMKNYQAVRTHFFDAFFSAAVDAGVRQIVILASGLDSRAFRLPWPAGTVVYEIDQPLVLDYKSSTLAAHGVAPTAERREVPIDLRQDWPAALVATGFDPARPTAWLAEGLLMYLPADAQDRLFAQITELSAPGSQVAAESMGVHAPDRRERMRERFASIASQIDIEPMDITELTYEDPDRAEVAEWLAAHGWTAQAVPSQDAMRRLDRYVEVADSDGQSFSTFTTGTKL, from the coding sequence ATGAGTTCACTACGCACCGACGACGACACCTGGGACATCGCATCCAGCGTCGGAGCGACGGCGGTGATGGTGGCCGCCGCCCGCGCCGCTGAGACCGAACGCCACGACGCACTGATCAACGACCCGTACGCCAAGGTCCTCGTCGAAGGGGCCGGGGCCGGCGCCTGGCGGTTCATCGCCGACGAGGACCTCGTCGCGAAGGCCTCCGAGTCCGATCCCGAGGTCGGCGCGCTGTTCGAGCACATGAAGAACTACCAGGCCGTGCGCACCCACTTCTTCGACGCGTTCTTCAGTGCCGCCGTAGACGCCGGCGTCCGCCAGATCGTCATCCTGGCCTCGGGCCTCGACTCCCGCGCATTCCGGCTGCCCTGGCCGGCCGGCACCGTCGTCTACGAGATCGACCAGCCGCTGGTGCTGGACTACAAGTCCTCCACGCTCGCCGCCCACGGCGTCGCACCCACCGCGGAGCGTCGCGAAGTTCCCATCGACCTGCGTCAGGACTGGCCCGCCGCGCTCGTCGCCACCGGTTTCGACCCCGCCAGGCCGACGGCGTGGCTGGCCGAGGGGCTGCTGATGTACCTGCCGGCCGACGCGCAGGACCGACTGTTCGCACAGATCACCGAGTTGAGTGCGCCCGGCAGTCAGGTCGCCGCCGAGTCCATGGGTGTCCACGCCCCGGACCGCCGCGAACGGATGCGCGAGCGGTTCGCCTCGATCGCCTCGCAGATCGACATCGAACCGATGGACATCACCGAGCTCACCTACGAGGACCCTGACCGCGCCGAGGTCGCCGAGTGGCTCGCCGCGCACGGGTGGACGGCGCAGGCGGTCCCGTCGCAGGACGCGATGCGACGACTCGACCGCTACGTCGAGGTGGCCGACAGTGACGGACAGTCGTTCTCGACATTCACCACCGGGACCAAGCTCTGA